The Sphingobacterium bambusae genome includes a window with the following:
- a CDS encoding RagB/SusD family nutrient uptake outer membrane protein, translated as MKVLKLCRYVAISLAALFMANCTSILDQPIIQTPVAGNAWQTPMDVNQGVAGAYDLLRTALPNKLFMFGEARSGIYQLATSNNVRPYSLVQNNSRTELLGGGTDWTDFYRVIAQANLILEMAGTISGYGTGEFERYTGEAAFIRALTYFTLARMFGDVPLQLQGIQQDAIARTSQQQIFEQIIDDLDYAISNLAVEYATGDRAVRATRGSAQAIKAHVLAWLHRYEEAEQLCSEVIDNGQYQMVTDSASLISVFVGKSREGIFELNFSSDQAELRINQFYQHFLGRPWYRDVSDGGGGSENYLLIPRPAIKTQLFPTGQRDIRRGVWYIESTWNSDIPFLGKYRTLQGGSADTLSQNINESNIIITRLPDIILLRAESLAELNRNSEAAMELNKVRMRAMRPIYAGDGNIRDTILLERRVELIGEGHFFFDLVRTRQMPRYHPSITTTDWYENFSWSLPIHPNVLARSNNLIENYPIWF; from the coding sequence ATGAAAGTATTAAAATTATGTCGTTACGTAGCGATTTCTTTAGCCGCACTGTTTATGGCTAATTGCACGAGTATTCTTGACCAGCCCATCATACAGACACCCGTAGCGGGGAACGCCTGGCAGACGCCAATGGACGTCAACCAAGGCGTTGCGGGAGCATACGATTTGCTGCGTACCGCATTGCCGAACAAATTGTTTATGTTCGGCGAAGCCCGTTCCGGAATTTATCAGCTCGCAACCTCAAATAATGTCCGCCCATATTCGTTGGTACAAAATAACTCACGTACCGAACTATTGGGAGGGGGCACGGACTGGACGGACTTTTACCGGGTGATTGCTCAGGCCAATTTGATACTGGAAATGGCGGGTACGATATCGGGATATGGTACCGGAGAATTTGAACGTTATACCGGCGAGGCCGCATTTATCAGGGCCTTAACCTATTTTACTTTGGCGAGGATGTTTGGGGATGTGCCTTTGCAATTGCAAGGTATTCAGCAAGATGCCATAGCCAGAACGAGTCAACAGCAAATATTTGAACAGATTATAGACGATTTAGATTATGCTATCTCTAATTTGGCCGTTGAATATGCTACAGGTGACCGCGCCGTCCGTGCAACCCGTGGATCTGCGCAGGCGATCAAAGCACATGTCTTGGCTTGGCTACATCGCTATGAGGAAGCAGAGCAGTTGTGCAGTGAGGTGATTGACAACGGTCAATATCAAATGGTAACGGATTCTGCTTCTTTGATTAGCGTCTTTGTTGGGAAATCAAGGGAAGGGATTTTTGAACTAAATTTTAGCTCCGATCAAGCGGAATTGAGAATCAACCAGTTCTATCAACACTTTTTGGGACGGCCTTGGTATAGGGATGTAAGTGATGGAGGCGGAGGCTCTGAAAACTATCTGTTGATACCGCGGCCGGCTATCAAAACGCAACTTTTCCCGACTGGACAGCGGGATATTCGCCGTGGGGTATGGTACATTGAAAGCACCTGGAACAGCGATATCCCATTTTTAGGAAAGTACCGTACACTGCAGGGAGGCTCCGCAGATACCTTATCCCAAAACATAAACGAGTCAAATATTATCATTACACGACTACCTGATATTATCTTGTTGCGAGCGGAATCATTGGCAGAGTTAAACCGAAATTCCGAAGCGGCAATGGAACTGAATAAAGTACGCATGCGGGCCATGAGGCCAATATATGCGGGCGATGGCAATATCCGGGATACGATCTTACTGGAGCGAAGGGTCGAACTCATCGGCGAAGGGCATTTCTTTTTCGATTTAGTTCGCACAAGGCAGATGCCTCGCTATCATCCAAGCATTACCACGACGGATTGGTACGAAAATTTCAGTTGGTCTCTTCCCATACATCCAAATGTCCTCGCGAGGAGCAATAATCTAATCGAGAATTATCCCATATGGTTTTAG
- a CDS encoding SusC/RagA family TonB-linked outer membrane protein — MALLFPILFFYLKGSLAANLIPAPTEKHVPSNQHTVTGKVVGKDGSPIVGATITEKGTKNATTTDRGGSFSLLVSGQAASLTVTSVGYLTQDVSSSQATHIILENADGTLEEVVVVGFGTQKKSNLTSAVSQIDKEVLQNRPSPTVANMLQGASPGLVVTRSSGRPGAQGLGIQVRGATSANGNVDPLIVIDGVVSATSTFTALNPNDIENISVLKDGGATAIYGAQSAGGVLLVTTKKGQKGPARIAVLSNVASQRPGNIPERLSLIDEMNYMNLARANAGLAPEYNEEDLLYAVNGPTFVLGDNGLWRTYNQENLIDQVVRDAYGLYNNNLQISGGSDNISYLTSVGNMSQAGMFKVGDDRFSRWNARANISAQVNKYFKVDLASSYINEATDNPQDGGWGIEGGGNSLLRQFFSSRMRFPIFNEDGTYYRSGSSSAYGYALLEDGGFNRDRKSNYMNTVTATLNNVIKGFELKAIYGRENLIYENRNFRRTVTFYSGPEASSASQLNNPNNYSVTNHNTLRQNFQAIADYDYTLADKHTFHLMGGYQFIHYYYNRVNATTSNLYVNDSPSLNFTANPANKSNLQFAEESKMQSYFGRFNYNFDGKYLFEATIRGDESSQLTRGNRMKVFPSFSAGWNIASENWFSGLSSIITELKPRLSWGKVGSQIGIGYYDFIDQLASNTNVVLNDTRQAYVYRARLTAPSLTWETVETRNIGLDFGMFNRKLTGAFEYYNKYNNNMLVTVSLPETVGVNIPKSNEGRLKTWGWEAALTYSDKIGEDFNYRVSANIADNQNRLIRYGGANDVINSGVNGLVEGYALNSIWGYKTDGYFQTEADLQQAPSYQRILNVAGVPGLGDVRYVDLDGDGEISPGGNRLGDTGDLVYLGDINPRYQYGFNLNLNYKDFDFSVFVQGIAKRKFKPSNELIQPALFSYYLPMSFQMDYWTPENTNAAFPRPFLSGNQNFQNSDKWFLNGAYARLKNIQLGYTLRKERIPALPFSRVRFYASGEDLLTVSSLGVFKGIIDPEMRPEANSISPYPFSTTISFGLNLDF; from the coding sequence ATGGCGCTGCTATTTCCGATTTTATTTTTTTACTTGAAGGGCAGTTTGGCGGCGAACCTGATACCTGCGCCGACTGAGAAACACGTTCCAAGTAATCAGCATACCGTTACAGGAAAGGTTGTTGGAAAGGATGGTTCTCCAATAGTTGGGGCGACCATTACAGAAAAAGGGACTAAAAATGCGACGACCACGGATCGTGGAGGGAGCTTTTCGCTCCTCGTCTCCGGTCAAGCGGCCTCGCTGACTGTTACAAGTGTGGGCTACCTCACGCAAGATGTGAGTAGTTCTCAGGCAACACATATCATCTTAGAAAATGCAGACGGGACTTTGGAAGAAGTTGTCGTGGTAGGCTTTGGAACACAGAAAAAGTCTAATTTGACAAGCGCGGTTTCACAGATTGACAAAGAAGTCCTGCAAAACAGACCCTCACCCACCGTTGCTAATATGTTGCAGGGTGCTTCTCCAGGATTGGTCGTCACCCGGAGTTCAGGACGTCCAGGCGCACAAGGTCTCGGCATACAGGTACGTGGGGCAACTTCGGCCAACGGTAATGTGGATCCGCTCATTGTCATCGACGGCGTGGTAAGTGCCACGTCTACCTTTACAGCTTTAAACCCGAATGATATTGAGAATATCTCGGTGTTAAAGGATGGCGGTGCGACAGCAATTTATGGTGCCCAGTCTGCCGGGGGCGTACTGTTGGTAACAACTAAAAAGGGACAAAAAGGACCGGCAAGAATTGCCGTTTTAAGCAATGTAGCTTCACAGCGGCCGGGGAATATTCCCGAGAGGCTCTCGCTCATTGATGAGATGAACTACATGAATCTGGCCCGTGCCAATGCTGGTTTAGCGCCAGAATACAATGAGGAAGATTTACTTTATGCCGTGAATGGGCCAACTTTTGTGCTGGGTGATAACGGTCTTTGGCGCACCTATAACCAAGAAAATCTTATCGATCAGGTCGTGAGAGATGCTTACGGGCTTTATAACAACAACCTACAGATTTCTGGCGGCAGCGATAACATCAGTTATTTGACGTCCGTCGGAAACATGAGTCAAGCCGGGATGTTTAAAGTAGGCGACGATCGTTTCTCTAGGTGGAACGCGCGAGCGAATATCTCCGCCCAGGTAAATAAGTATTTTAAAGTCGATTTGGCGAGCTCCTACATTAATGAAGCAACCGACAACCCTCAAGACGGAGGATGGGGTATCGAAGGAGGTGGGAACTCTTTGTTGAGGCAATTCTTCTCCTCGCGCATGCGTTTTCCGATTTTTAACGAAGACGGTACATACTATAGGAGCGGTTCGTCGTCAGCATACGGCTATGCGCTTTTGGAAGATGGAGGTTTCAATCGTGATCGAAAGAGCAACTACATGAATACGGTTACTGCAACCTTGAATAACGTAATCAAGGGCTTTGAATTGAAGGCGATCTACGGGAGAGAGAACTTGATTTATGAAAATAGAAACTTCAGGCGTACAGTAACTTTCTATTCTGGGCCAGAAGCCTCTTCGGCAAGTCAACTCAATAACCCTAACAACTACAGTGTTACAAACCATAACACTTTGCGGCAGAATTTTCAGGCTATTGCAGATTATGACTACACGTTGGCTGACAAGCATACTTTTCATTTAATGGGTGGATACCAGTTCATACATTACTACTACAATAGAGTCAATGCGACGACCAGCAATCTATATGTGAACGATAGTCCAAGTTTAAATTTCACGGCAAATCCAGCGAATAAATCCAATTTGCAGTTTGCTGAAGAGTCTAAAATGCAATCCTACTTCGGACGCTTTAACTATAATTTTGACGGCAAATATCTCTTTGAAGCTACTATCCGTGGCGATGAAAGCTCCCAATTGACGCGTGGAAATCGGATGAAGGTGTTTCCTTCATTTTCTGCTGGCTGGAACATAGCTTCCGAAAATTGGTTCTCCGGACTTTCATCAATTATCACGGAGCTTAAACCTAGATTATCTTGGGGGAAAGTCGGGTCGCAGATAGGCATAGGCTACTACGATTTTATCGATCAGCTCGCGTCCAATACAAACGTGGTTTTAAACGATACACGCCAAGCCTATGTGTATCGTGCTCGGTTGACGGCGCCAAGTCTTACTTGGGAAACCGTGGAAACGCGAAACATAGGTCTTGATTTCGGCATGTTCAACAGGAAATTAACTGGAGCTTTCGAGTACTACAATAAATACAACAATAATATGTTGGTCACGGTAAGTCTACCGGAGACCGTAGGCGTAAACATTCCAAAATCCAACGAAGGCCGATTGAAAACTTGGGGATGGGAGGCGGCGTTGACGTATAGTGACAAAATTGGCGAAGACTTCAATTACCGTGTATCCGCTAATATTGCAGATAACCAAAACCGATTGATCCGATATGGCGGTGCTAACGATGTCATTAATTCTGGAGTCAATGGATTGGTGGAAGGCTACGCGTTGAATTCAATCTGGGGATATAAAACAGACGGATATTTTCAGACAGAAGCGGATCTGCAACAAGCTCCGAGTTACCAGCGTATACTTAATGTCGCAGGTGTACCCGGCTTGGGTGATGTGCGTTATGTGGATTTGGACGGCGACGGCGAGATTAGTCCTGGTGGAAACCGACTAGGAGATACCGGTGATCTAGTATACTTAGGCGATATTAACCCGAGATATCAATACGGCTTCAATCTGAATCTAAACTATAAAGATTTTGACTTTAGTGTTTTTGTGCAAGGTATTGCAAAAAGAAAATTTAAGCCTAGCAACGAATTGATCCAACCGGCTTTGTTTTCCTACTATTTGCCGATGAGTTTCCAAATGGACTATTGGACACCAGAGAATACCAATGCCGCTTTCCCACGACCATTCCTGTCGGGAAACCAGAATTTCCAAAACTCCGACAAATGGTTTCTAAATGGAGCCTATGCGCGGCTGAAGAATATTCAGCTTGGTTACACCCTTCGGAAAGAACGTATCCCAGCCCTGCCATTCTCCAGAGTTCGGTTTTACGCGTCTGGTGAGGACCTGTTGACCGTGTCTAGTCTCGGCGTATTCAAGGGTATTATCGATCCCGAAATGCGTCCAGAGGCAAATTCGATATCCCCTTATCCTTTTTCTACGACGATCTCTTTCGGCTTAAACCTAGATTTTTAA
- a CDS encoding RagB/SusD family nutrient uptake outer membrane protein → MKILLNYTLFSLLFFGLFVSCDVDLTPETTISDDNFWNTTADLRLAANYFYTTLPGLTANEVAEDTWSTDAYPGLNGNTISDGSRVAPTTDTVYNYYRIYQANNLIANAPLVLANGANEQQVNWYVGEARFFRAMYYFEKLRAYGGVPLITRPLEVNDPEIYAGRASRDEVLQLIYEDLDFAIQSLRTPDQLVSSGEYGRISNTAAMAFKSRVALFEGTRAKYHGYGDYSRHLTLAKEAAEAVISSGAHSLFSQERTGVQGERLNDAYFNLFQQAGEGRSNRENIIVRVYGVNRENSISSTPVQRYLEGNTVLPTQNFVESYLMADGLPITQSPLYQEPDATTTHASYFNKKDPRMAFTIFKRGDEFITSGNYTIPNPSTQGTGFGLRKYANKEFWNIQASFIDRPVLRYAEVLLNYAEAIFELNGSITDIELNRSINLLRARLPQVNIGTTTNPNFANMPALTNTFVNENGLDMLTEIRRERHVELAFEGFRYWDLIRWKTAEIELPKTILGSYFFNEYTSSPTLRWSASTNVNERNYIILQPSTLRRFDPRKDYLWPLPTDEIAKNPTVLEQNPGWD, encoded by the coding sequence ATGAAGATATTATTAAATTATACCTTATTTAGCCTACTTTTTTTTGGCCTGTTTGTTTCTTGTGATGTTGATCTTACACCAGAAACGACCATTAGTGACGATAACTTCTGGAATACAACTGCGGATCTTCGACTAGCGGCTAATTACTTTTACACGACGCTTCCAGGACTAACCGCTAACGAGGTTGCCGAAGATACTTGGTCAACAGACGCTTACCCAGGGTTGAACGGAAATACCATCAGCGATGGCTCTCGTGTTGCGCCCACAACAGACACGGTATACAACTATTACCGGATATACCAAGCGAACAATCTTATTGCCAATGCTCCGCTCGTTTTGGCAAACGGTGCAAACGAGCAACAAGTAAATTGGTACGTTGGCGAGGCTCGGTTTTTCCGAGCGATGTATTATTTCGAGAAATTACGCGCATATGGCGGTGTTCCCTTGATTACGAGGCCGCTGGAAGTAAACGATCCGGAAATATATGCGGGAAGAGCCAGTAGAGATGAGGTGTTGCAGTTGATCTATGAAGACTTGGATTTTGCTATTCAATCGCTTCGTACTCCGGATCAGTTGGTCTCCTCAGGCGAGTATGGACGTATTTCGAATACCGCTGCAATGGCTTTTAAATCACGTGTGGCACTCTTCGAAGGGACGAGGGCAAAATACCACGGTTATGGAGACTACAGCAGACATTTGACCTTAGCCAAGGAAGCCGCGGAAGCGGTGATATCTTCGGGCGCACACAGTCTTTTTAGCCAAGAACGTACAGGCGTACAGGGCGAAAGGCTTAACGATGCTTATTTTAACCTTTTTCAACAGGCGGGTGAGGGTAGAAGTAACCGGGAAAATATCATTGTTCGTGTGTATGGTGTTAACCGTGAGAATAGTATTTCCAGTACTCCGGTACAACGTTATTTGGAGGGGAATACCGTTTTGCCAACGCAAAATTTCGTGGAAAGTTATCTAATGGCCGATGGGTTGCCGATAACACAGTCTCCTTTATATCAAGAGCCCGATGCAACTACAACACACGCTTCCTACTTTAATAAAAAGGATCCTCGTATGGCCTTTACCATTTTCAAACGCGGCGATGAATTTATCACAAGTGGAAACTATACCATCCCCAATCCCTCTACACAAGGCACCGGCTTTGGGCTAAGGAAATATGCGAACAAGGAATTTTGGAATATCCAAGCATCTTTTATTGACCGCCCCGTTTTGCGCTATGCGGAGGTCCTGCTGAACTATGCCGAGGCTATATTTGAACTAAATGGTTCCATCACGGATATAGAACTAAACCGCTCCATTAATCTGCTGCGAGCTCGTCTTCCTCAAGTTAATATCGGCACAACAACCAACCCTAATTTTGCGAACATGCCGGCTTTGACAAATACCTTTGTTAATGAAAACGGATTGGATATGCTGACCGAGATCCGACGTGAGCGGCACGTTGAATTGGCCTTTGAAGGATTCCGCTATTGGGATCTTATCCGCTGGAAAACGGCGGAAATAGAACTGCCAAAGACCATACTTGGAAGTTATTTCTTTAATGAATATACCAGCAGTCCGACGTTGCGCTGGTCTGCTTCCACCAATGTAAATGAAAGGAATTACATCATACTACAACCTTCAACGTTGCGTAGGTTCGATCCTAGGAAGGATTATTTATGGCCTTTGCCAACCGATGAGATAGCAAAAAATCCGACCGTTTTGGAACAAAATCCTGGGTGGGATTAA
- a CDS encoding GLPGLI family protein: MKAKTSIKLTLIGLLLTASASAQESQKAIAKVHYIFTHVNDSTQREKFLRDEVVTYLGSAGSYYTSYSKTRASEDVEKQMKDPAFDGNLTITRNTSAIPESYLFEGEKLSEIVTVAGDNFVLEEESPALDWSIGEETKTIGGYNCQQATATFKGRAYNAWFTSELPFSAGPWKLRGLPGLILEVSDAKKEVQWTYSGFDKLENSAIAIAAPENAKQTNRKEINKLQEAFKANPQAYMEAKGRIITSGVPASSAGGSARATISVQGTNAAGGGGSAPAMDASRIKSVNIKNADNYSPSRTTNNPIELIP, encoded by the coding sequence ATGAAAGCTAAAACAAGTATTAAACTAACCCTGATAGGCCTCCTACTAACAGCCAGCGCGAGCGCGCAAGAGTCACAAAAAGCCATTGCCAAGGTGCATTACATCTTCACCCATGTGAACGACAGCACCCAACGCGAGAAGTTTCTACGAGACGAGGTCGTCACCTACCTCGGCTCAGCAGGCAGCTATTACACGAGCTATTCCAAAACAAGAGCAAGCGAAGATGTAGAGAAACAAATGAAAGATCCTGCATTTGACGGAAACCTCACCATCACGCGAAACACATCAGCAATACCAGAGTCATATTTGTTCGAGGGAGAGAAACTCTCGGAAATTGTTACCGTTGCTGGAGACAACTTTGTGCTAGAGGAAGAGTCTCCCGCGCTCGATTGGAGCATCGGTGAGGAAACCAAAACAATTGGTGGCTATAATTGTCAACAAGCAACAGCAACTTTCAAGGGTCGAGCGTACAACGCGTGGTTTACGAGCGAGCTCCCATTTTCTGCAGGCCCTTGGAAACTTCGTGGCTTGCCGGGGCTAATATTGGAAGTCAGCGATGCAAAAAAAGAAGTCCAATGGACGTATTCCGGTTTTGACAAACTAGAGAACAGCGCGATAGCCATTGCAGCCCCAGAAAATGCAAAGCAAACAAACCGAAAGGAAATTAATAAATTACAAGAAGCCTTTAAAGCAAACCCACAGGCCTACATGGAGGCGAAAGGTAGGATCATCACTTCGGGTGTTCCTGCTTCTTCTGCGGGGGGCAGCGCTAGGGCTACCATTTCGGTGCAAGGAACGAATGCTGCTGGAGGCGGAGGCTCGGCGCCAGCCATGGATGCCAGCCGCATCAAGTCCGTCAATATCAAGAACGCAGACAACTACTCGCCATCACGAACTACAAATAATCCAATCGAATTAATTCCATAG
- a CDS encoding carboxypeptidase-like regulatory domain-containing protein: MRFYLIFIWTFCCAICFAQQGTISGRLIDGKTGRAIPSASISIKSADKKIVAFKSTDAQGAFHIPFSRDRAIHTLEVNHLGYKKYSIPLQDIAANFVISLEEQAIILEDVEVKSKPMIRRLGDTLAYDVGQFAQEEDRSIGDVIKRLPGMEVSESGRIKYQGKEISNFYIDGDDLLDDRYALGTRTIPHRMVKDIQVLNNHEHLKVLKNKRFTDQVALNLVIKDDAKLKLTAEAKIGVGLPKQYDSELNSILFNKKYKMLNVLNGNNSGIDLSNELIGYSRDNTLARLGTMPINNLLSLGTVGAPPLAKQHYFFNNSGAINTNNLLNLKRNWQLKSNIQALYNRSHQNFSGQSDFITATETVSFYETQQSELEEFLAAIRLSANKNVDKKYISNALSLEYEKENDWASIRSNEQGIGVNRQHKIRGLSNQLEYVPALANGKVIQLNWFLNYGSKPQSMYLQPGIFPHILHNGQAYQETIQRLDVPNFFTRISSGYRLPKGKISQYYGFNVSLENQQLSSSIEIDQAGLISLAALDSSINNMNWQRGQYMGNAEYGWKNKRLETSLLLPFGFQRTSYEDANYELDEAQNRWLFMPHFRLKYRAWREDELDFSYNFSNNFGNIQDVYRGVIIRNYRSLSQNTAEINESNTHTLAFNYRLNRTFDMLFSNIGLNYSRQQREAMLSQVISNDISQTILLPMPNNVHTISAQLGADKYVMPLKGTVKLKTNWAYTEFQQLFNGSLLPFQNVSYGLDPQMTIKLWKRIDFAYQGSLQWSVSKQRDFPGFENSIFSATQHISIPFYPFKGAHVRISGRHLYTRQSVQRDLNYFFVDAFARYRILKWKTDVELQLSNLGNIKTFQTYSISSNQQSQNNYELRGRMAILKVIFAL; encoded by the coding sequence TTGCGCTTCTATCTAATCTTTATCTGGACGTTCTGCTGTGCAATCTGTTTTGCACAACAGGGCACCATTTCTGGACGGCTCATCGACGGAAAAACAGGTCGTGCTATCCCCTCGGCAAGCATCAGCATCAAATCTGCAGACAAGAAGATTGTCGCTTTTAAGAGCACGGATGCCCAAGGCGCTTTTCATATTCCTTTTTCGAGAGATCGTGCTATCCATACCTTGGAGGTGAACCATTTAGGTTATAAAAAATACAGTATTCCATTACAAGATATTGCAGCGAACTTTGTGATAAGCTTAGAAGAGCAAGCGATCATATTGGAAGATGTGGAGGTAAAGAGCAAGCCAATGATTCGCCGATTGGGCGATACGTTGGCCTATGATGTGGGGCAGTTTGCGCAAGAAGAGGATCGAAGTATAGGCGATGTTATCAAAAGGCTCCCGGGTATGGAAGTATCCGAATCAGGTCGTATAAAATATCAGGGAAAGGAGATTTCAAATTTCTACATCGATGGCGATGACCTTTTAGATGATCGCTATGCCTTGGGTACACGCACCATTCCGCATAGAATGGTGAAGGACATACAGGTACTCAATAATCACGAGCACCTCAAGGTGCTCAAAAACAAACGATTTACCGATCAGGTAGCCCTCAACTTGGTGATCAAAGACGACGCGAAGCTGAAGCTTACCGCAGAAGCGAAAATTGGCGTAGGGCTTCCCAAACAATACGACAGCGAGCTGAACAGCATATTGTTCAACAAGAAATATAAAATGCTGAACGTATTAAATGGCAACAACAGTGGCATTGACCTGAGTAACGAGCTGATCGGTTACAGTCGGGACAACACGCTGGCACGTCTGGGAACGATGCCAATCAACAATTTGCTATCTTTAGGCACAGTGGGCGCGCCTCCTTTGGCCAAGCAACACTATTTCTTTAACAATAGTGGCGCCATCAATACCAATAACCTCTTAAATCTCAAGCGGAATTGGCAGTTGAAATCCAATATACAAGCACTCTATAACCGGAGTCACCAAAACTTTAGCGGACAAAGCGATTTTATAACAGCAACAGAAACCGTTTCCTTTTACGAAACACAGCAAAGCGAATTGGAGGAGTTTCTTGCAGCCATCCGCCTGTCGGCTAATAAAAATGTAGATAAGAAATATATCAGCAACGCCTTGTCCTTGGAGTATGAAAAAGAAAACGACTGGGCCTCCATACGCAGCAATGAGCAGGGAATCGGCGTCAACCGCCAGCACAAGATCCGCGGATTATCCAACCAACTGGAATATGTGCCAGCATTAGCAAATGGAAAAGTCATACAACTAAACTGGTTTCTCAATTACGGATCAAAACCACAATCCATGTATTTGCAGCCCGGAATATTCCCTCATATACTGCATAACGGCCAAGCTTATCAGGAAACGATTCAGCGCTTGGATGTCCCCAACTTCTTCACGCGGATTTCCTCTGGATACCGCTTACCTAAAGGGAAGATCAGCCAATATTATGGGTTCAACGTCAGCCTAGAAAACCAACAGCTGAGTTCAAGCATCGAGATCGACCAAGCGGGCCTTATCAGTCTGGCGGCGCTCGACTCCAGCATCAACAACATGAACTGGCAACGGGGGCAATATATGGGCAACGCCGAATATGGATGGAAAAACAAACGCCTAGAGACCTCGCTTTTGCTTCCTTTCGGATTCCAGCGCACCTCCTACGAGGACGCCAATTATGAGCTCGATGAAGCGCAAAACCGCTGGCTTTTTATGCCACACTTTCGCTTGAAATACCGTGCTTGGCGTGAGGACGAGCTGGACTTTAGCTACAATTTCTCGAACAATTTCGGAAATATCCAAGATGTGTATCGCGGTGTCATTATCCGCAACTACCGTTCGCTATCGCAAAACACCGCAGAAATCAATGAAAGCAACACACATACCCTCGCCTTCAACTATCGACTAAACCGAACATTCGACATGTTATTTTCCAACATCGGTTTAAATTATAGCAGACAACAACGGGAAGCCATGTTGTCTCAGGTCATCAGTAATGACATCTCCCAAACTATTTTACTTCCCATGCCCAACAATGTGCATACGATTAGCGCACAGTTGGGGGCCGACAAGTATGTAATGCCCTTGAAGGGAACCGTCAAACTGAAGACGAACTGGGCCTACACAGAGTTTCAGCAACTTTTTAATGGCTCGTTGCTTCCCTTCCAGAATGTAAGCTATGGCTTGGATCCGCAAATGACCATCAAGCTATGGAAACGCATTGACTTTGCTTATCAGGGGAGTTTGCAATGGTCGGTATCGAAGCAGCGTGATTTCCCAGGTTTTGAAAACAGCATCTTTTCTGCTACGCAGCACATCAGCATTCCTTTTTATCCATTTAAGGGAGCTCATGTCCGTATCAGTGGAAGGCACCTCTACACGCGTCAATCTGTCCAACGCGACCTCAATTACTTCTTTGTGGATGCCTTTGCACGCTACCGTATCTTGAAGTGGAAGACGGATGTCGAGCTACAACTGAGCAATTTGGGCAATATCAAGACTTTCCAAACCTACAGTATATCATCGAACCAACAGTCGCAAAACAACTATGAGTTGCGCGGACGAATGGCTATTCTAAAGGTTATTTTTGCGCTATAA
- a CDS encoding DUF5007 domain-containing protein encodes MILKLKYLGILYAFFLCVACSKMDTSGFLSDGAQYDTRQAVIPVGGARWRGPVLNTDGSSLPIHASIAAIRDENGNDAMSKFNYEVEVSLWDSVFTGGEQSLDEINRKRRIVARPVLDINPLNGQLIFYTEADTARTPLGRYTVDILVKNSSREIRIDSALVLTLQASSGVSLQQSPYRLGFTSAAYVVRRTGDGNRITFRYFNNETPLRVSDMIFYPINNLGYVSNSFLDIPQYMAENFAFSADGTSATIDVNSFPFPLTGSRHILHYAGGVGGTSPIGGTSSYFGYLFAFYKAGSYEIDINLTSP; translated from the coding sequence ATGATTTTAAAACTGAAATATTTAGGGATCTTATACGCATTTTTTCTTTGTGTTGCTTGTTCAAAAATGGACACCTCAGGTTTTTTAAGCGACGGTGCACAATACGACACTCGGCAGGCTGTAATTCCCGTTGGTGGAGCAAGGTGGCGAGGTCCAGTGCTCAACACAGATGGCTCATCTTTACCAATTCACGCTTCAATCGCGGCAATACGCGATGAAAACGGTAACGACGCGATGTCCAAATTTAATTATGAAGTTGAGGTTTCGCTTTGGGATAGTGTATTCACTGGTGGAGAGCAATCTTTGGATGAGATAAACCGCAAACGGCGTATTGTTGCTCGTCCTGTCCTCGATATTAATCCGCTCAATGGACAATTGATTTTCTACACCGAAGCGGATACAGCAAGAACTCCTTTAGGTAGGTATACGGTCGATATCCTTGTTAAAAATTCAAGCCGAGAAATCCGAATCGATTCGGCCTTGGTACTTACTTTGCAAGCGAGTTCGGGAGTCTCTTTGCAGCAGTCGCCCTATCGATTGGGATTTACGTCAGCTGCATATGTGGTACGTCGCACTGGGGATGGAAATCGAATAACCTTTAGGTACTTTAATAATGAAACTCCGCTTCGTGTATCTGATATGATTTTTTACCCGATAAATAACTTGGGATATGTGTCCAATTCGTTTTTAGATATTCCGCAATATATGGCAGAAAATTTTGCTTTTTCGGCGGATGGAACCTCCGCTACTATAGATGTGAATAGCTTCCCTTTTCCTTTAACAGGATCAAGACATATCTTGCATTATGCAGGTGGGGTGGGAGGAACGTCCCCAATAGGAGGGACTTCATCTTACTTCGGCTATCTCTTTGCTTTTTATAAGGCAGGAAGTTATGAGATTGACATCAATTTGACTTCACCTTAG